A genomic window from Microbacterium sp. ET2 includes:
- a CDS encoding tyrosine-protein phosphatase: protein MTSGDPHVPGSVNLRDTGGLPAGRGRTRFGVLFRSGNLAQLHDDGVSAIGRLGIRTIVDLRAHDEVAHAPSRIDSLPVATAHVPLFLGSVTSFFSQDMSLSDMYRSLAEESGEQIVAAIRAVLGDPPALVHCTVGKDRTGVTVAIALAAAGVDREAIIADYARTEGLLPEWRNRDIVARLKQRHPEAVHLEELATRSPAPVMRAFLDDLEKRYGSAAGFLLAHGLTDQEVQRLRGVLVEEDGTVAERAAAAEKDLASNDSG from the coding sequence ATGACCTCGGGCGACCCGCACGTCCCCGGCAGCGTCAACCTCCGCGACACCGGGGGGCTCCCGGCCGGCCGCGGCAGGACGCGGTTCGGCGTCCTCTTCCGGTCGGGGAATCTCGCTCAGCTGCACGACGACGGGGTCTCAGCGATCGGTCGACTGGGTATCCGCACCATCGTCGACCTCCGCGCCCACGACGAGGTCGCGCACGCCCCGAGCCGAATCGACTCGCTGCCGGTCGCCACGGCCCATGTGCCGCTCTTCCTCGGCTCGGTGACCTCGTTCTTCTCGCAGGACATGAGCCTGTCCGACATGTACCGTTCGCTCGCCGAGGAATCGGGTGAGCAGATCGTGGCCGCGATCCGCGCCGTCCTCGGTGATCCCCCCGCCCTGGTCCACTGCACGGTGGGGAAGGATCGCACCGGGGTCACTGTCGCCATCGCGCTCGCCGCGGCGGGCGTCGACCGCGAGGCGATCATCGCCGACTACGCCCGCACCGAGGGGCTGCTGCCCGAGTGGCGCAACCGCGACATCGTGGCGCGGCTGAAGCAGCGGCATCCCGAAGCCGTTCATCTGGAGGAACTGGCCACCCGGTCTCCGGCGCCGGTGATGCGCGCGTTCCTCGACGACCTGGAGAAGCGGTACGGGTCGGCGGCCGGCTTCCTCCTGGCGCACGGGCTGACCGATCAGGAGGTGCAGCGGCTTCGCGGCGTGTTGGTGGAGGAGGATGGCACCGTCGCCGAGCGCGCCGCCGCCGCCGAGAAAGACCTCGCGTCGAACGATTCAGGTTAG
- a CDS encoding SIP domain-containing protein has product MSKIIPSLTEHNTAACRSSRHTRVQHVIAADESSLVELETLLATLPLCSTGRVFIEIPDDASRSDIAVPPRMVLTWLDRSRRSGAPGTGRGCASGEALSRAVIAWADEMLCDDGDATRIHLLGGYLGTVDIVEHLTGVRGIDPSHIYTPARYGLSSAR; this is encoded by the coding sequence ATGTCGAAGATCATCCCGTCGCTCACCGAGCACAACACCGCCGCGTGCCGTTCCTCGCGGCACACGCGTGTGCAGCATGTGATCGCCGCCGACGAATCGTCGTTGGTCGAGCTCGAGACGCTGCTGGCGACCCTCCCGCTGTGCTCGACCGGACGGGTATTCATCGAGATCCCCGACGACGCCTCCCGCAGCGACATCGCTGTTCCGCCGCGGATGGTGCTCACCTGGCTCGATCGCTCGCGCCGCAGCGGCGCACCCGGCACGGGGCGCGGCTGCGCCTCGGGCGAGGCTCTGTCCCGCGCGGTGATCGCGTGGGCCGACGAGATGCTCTGCGACGACGGCGACGCCACGCGCATTCATCTGCTGGGCGGCTACCTCGGGACCGTCGACATCGTCGAACACCTCACCGGGGTGCGCGGGATCGACCCCTCGCACATCTACACGCCGGCTCGCTACGGCCTCAGCTCCGCGCGCTGA
- a CDS encoding Fe-S oxidoreductase, with the protein MSDDRTDPDRFIPSVLLDSPVSYLGYLYGCALGRVWGALWSTGRVERRGGLLVFRGMPKWTFARGGVCVGDCFLTGTGTIDDPLLTHEAVHKRQWRRYGFLMPVLYLLAGRDPLRNRFEIQAGLEDGRYLPRRPGRVSARS; encoded by the coding sequence GTGAGCGACGACCGCACAGACCCCGACCGGTTCATCCCTTCCGTTCTTCTCGACTCGCCGGTCAGCTACCTCGGGTACCTCTACGGGTGCGCCCTCGGCCGCGTGTGGGGCGCGCTGTGGAGCACCGGCAGGGTCGAGCGCCGGGGTGGTCTGCTCGTCTTCCGCGGCATGCCGAAGTGGACCTTCGCGCGCGGCGGAGTGTGCGTCGGCGACTGCTTCCTCACCGGCACGGGCACGATCGACGACCCGCTCCTCACGCACGAGGCGGTGCATAAGCGACAGTGGCGCCGGTACGGGTTCCTCATGCCCGTCCTCTACCTGCTGGCGGGGCGTGATCCTTTGCGCAACCGCTTCGAGATCCAGGCGGGCCTGGAGGACGGCCGCTACCTTCCGCGCCGGCCCGGACGCGTCAGCGCGCGGAGCTGA
- a CDS encoding arginase family protein, giving the protein MARFIVVPQWQGSSSSRAMRLVDGALAIAGDLPRAATTILDVPAEAGEELGSGVRRFSSLTRIAELVSRAVADGEGPAVVIGGDCGVALPSLAALDTADVTVLWLDAHADLQTPSTSPSGAFHGMVVRALLGDAPVGLALNPPLPADRVILAGTREFDPEEEDFAPASGITLLGAETLADPEAVAEAVAATGASRVYIHVDLDVLDPGLISGVSHPVPFGATVEQVVGTIRAVRARLPLAGATLTEFSPSEPEVAVDDLGAILRIVGALA; this is encoded by the coding sequence GTGGCACGCTTCATCGTCGTCCCGCAGTGGCAGGGGTCGTCGTCGTCGCGGGCGATGCGTCTGGTCGACGGGGCGCTGGCGATCGCCGGCGACCTCCCGCGCGCCGCCACGACGATCCTCGACGTCCCCGCCGAGGCCGGCGAGGAGCTCGGCTCGGGAGTGCGCAGATTCAGCTCGCTGACCCGCATCGCCGAGCTTGTCTCCCGCGCTGTCGCCGACGGCGAAGGGCCCGCGGTCGTGATCGGCGGTGACTGCGGGGTCGCCCTCCCCTCCCTCGCTGCCCTCGACACCGCCGATGTGACCGTCCTGTGGCTCGACGCTCACGCCGACCTGCAGACGCCGTCGACCTCGCCGAGCGGCGCGTTCCACGGCATGGTCGTGCGTGCGCTCCTCGGCGACGCCCCCGTGGGGCTGGCTCTGAACCCGCCGCTGCCGGCGGATCGCGTGATCCTCGCGGGAACCCGCGAATTCGACCCCGAGGAGGAGGACTTCGCCCCGGCATCCGGGATCACCCTCCTCGGCGCCGAAACCCTCGCCGACCCCGAAGCCGTCGCCGAGGCGGTGGCTGCGACCGGGGCGAGCCGCGTGTACATCCACGTCGACCTCGACGTGCTCGACCCAGGGCTGATCAGCGGGGTGAGTCATCCGGTGCCCTTCGGAGCCACCGTGGAGCAGGTCGTCGGCACGATCCGCGCCGTGCGCGCCCGCCTCCCCCTCGCGGGAGCGACACTCACCGAGTTCTCCCCGAGCGAACCCGAGGTCGCCGTCGACGATCTCGGCGCGATCCTGCGCATCGTCGGGGCGTTGGCGTGA
- a CDS encoding PspA/IM30 family protein has protein sequence MAKQSIFGRISTLVRANINALIDQAEDPQKMLDQLVRDYTNSIADAESAIAETIGNLRLLERDHQEDVQAAAEWGNKALAASRKADELRTQGNTVDADKFDNLAKIALQRQISEENEARAIAPTIATQTEVVDKLKDGLNGMKQKLDQLKSKRSELLSRAKVAEAQTKVHDAVRSIDVLDPTSELGRFEDKVRRQEALAQGKQELAASSLDAQFTALEDVGELTEVEARLAALKTGGSTPQALPASPDAV, from the coding sequence ATGGCCAAGCAGTCCATCTTCGGTCGCATCTCCACGCTCGTGCGAGCGAACATCAACGCCCTCATCGACCAGGCCGAGGATCCGCAGAAGATGCTCGATCAGCTGGTGCGCGACTACACCAATTCCATCGCCGACGCGGAGTCGGCGATCGCCGAGACCATCGGCAACCTGCGCCTGCTCGAGCGCGACCACCAGGAGGACGTGCAGGCGGCGGCCGAGTGGGGCAACAAGGCGCTCGCGGCCAGCCGGAAGGCCGACGAGCTGCGGACCCAGGGCAACACCGTCGACGCCGACAAGTTCGACAATCTGGCCAAGATCGCGCTGCAGCGCCAGATCAGCGAGGAGAACGAGGCTCGGGCGATTGCCCCGACCATCGCCACCCAGACCGAGGTCGTCGACAAGCTCAAGGACGGCCTCAACGGTATGAAGCAGAAGCTGGACCAGCTGAAGTCCAAGCGCTCCGAGCTGCTGTCGCGCGCGAAGGTCGCCGAGGCCCAGACGAAGGTGCACGACGCGGTCCGCTCGATCGACGTGCTCGACCCCACGAGCGAGCTCGGCCGGTTCGAGGACAAGGTCCGCCGTCAGGAGGCCCTCGCCCAGGGGAAGCAGGAACTGGCCGCCTCGAGCCTGGACGCCCAGTTCACCGCCCTGGAGGACGTCGGTGAGCTCACCGAGGTCGAGGCGCGCCTGGCCGCGCTGAAGACCGGGGGCTCGACGCCGCAGGCTCTGCCGGCCAGCCCCGACGCGGTCTGA
- a CDS encoding TPM domain-containing protein, whose product MRARWAAAVTAALTMILVAVGPAASATDPVELGAGYVVDESDVLDQAQESAVQDQLAELYDQTGIDLYAVFVSEFTNPEDSQQWADEVASRNGLGVDQYVLAVSTDGREYYISADSAGPVSADELTAIEGEIRPFLRDGDWVGAVTTTVAGFESATTSGAGAGWIFVLVLVGIAAVVIIWLVVRRRRAAGPSQRSGAADAPQVPLADLERQASSALVDTDDAVRTSEQELGFARAQFGDDATADFVAALDTAKAQARRGLHAQAAPRRRDRRHRRRASRVERAHPPALPERQRRARREGRRLR is encoded by the coding sequence ATGCGTGCGCGATGGGCGGCGGCGGTCACGGCGGCGCTGACGATGATCCTCGTGGCGGTCGGGCCCGCCGCTTCGGCGACCGACCCGGTGGAGCTGGGCGCCGGGTACGTGGTCGATGAGTCGGACGTGCTCGACCAGGCTCAGGAATCAGCCGTCCAGGATCAGCTCGCCGAGCTGTACGACCAGACCGGCATCGACCTCTACGCCGTGTTCGTCTCGGAGTTCACCAACCCCGAGGACAGCCAGCAGTGGGCCGACGAGGTGGCCTCTCGCAACGGCCTCGGCGTCGACCAGTACGTGCTCGCGGTCTCGACCGACGGGCGGGAGTACTACATCTCCGCCGACAGCGCTGGCCCGGTGTCGGCGGACGAGCTGACCGCCATCGAAGGAGAGATCCGACCCTTCCTCCGCGACGGAGACTGGGTGGGTGCCGTGACGACGACGGTCGCCGGTTTCGAGTCCGCCACCACCTCCGGCGCCGGAGCGGGATGGATCTTCGTCCTCGTGCTGGTGGGAATCGCCGCCGTGGTCATCATCTGGCTCGTCGTGCGCCGCCGCCGCGCCGCCGGCCCCAGCCAGCGGTCAGGCGCCGCAGACGCCCCGCAGGTGCCGCTCGCCGACCTCGAACGCCAGGCTTCCTCCGCGCTCGTCGACACCGACGACGCCGTCCGCACGAGCGAGCAGGAGCTCGGCTTCGCCCGCGCGCAGTTCGGCGACGACGCCACCGCCGACTTCGTCGCCGCCCTCGACACCGCCAAGGCGCAGGCTCGCCGAGGCCTTCACGCTCAAGCAGCGCCTCGACGACGAGATCGCCGACACCGACGCCGAGCGTCGCGAGTGGAACGAGCGCATCCTCCAGCTCTGCCAGAACGCCAACGCCGGGCTCGACGAGAAGGCCGCAGACTTCGATGA
- a CDS encoding DUF3097 family protein yields the protein MDDRYGGDVLSAGWRERGRPVVARVAAERDLVVEVADDGFCGAVTGVTGGLVELEDRLGRRRVFPLGPGFLIDGADVILDPPRPAAASAPRRTASGSFAVADARARTARASRILVEGRHDAELVEKVWGDDLRAEGVVVEYLEGVDHLADVLDADPPRSDRRYGVLVDHLVPGSKESRLAAAVVASRHGPFLRIVGHPFVDVWQCVTPRAMGITAWPEVPRDIEFKVGVCRALGWPARDQVDIARAWQRILRRVSSYRDLEPALLGRVEELIDFVTEPGAA from the coding sequence ATGGACGATCGATACGGTGGCGACGTGCTGTCGGCAGGCTGGCGCGAGCGCGGCCGTCCGGTGGTGGCGCGCGTGGCCGCGGAGCGCGACCTCGTCGTCGAAGTCGCCGACGACGGGTTCTGCGGAGCCGTGACCGGCGTCACCGGCGGACTGGTCGAACTCGAGGACCGCCTCGGGCGGCGGCGGGTGTTCCCCCTCGGCCCCGGGTTCCTCATCGACGGCGCCGACGTGATCCTCGACCCGCCGCGCCCCGCAGCGGCATCGGCGCCGCGGCGCACCGCATCGGGATCGTTCGCCGTCGCCGACGCGCGGGCCCGGACGGCCCGGGCGAGCCGCATCCTCGTCGAGGGACGACACGATGCCGAACTGGTCGAGAAGGTCTGGGGAGACGATCTGCGAGCCGAGGGCGTGGTGGTCGAGTACCTGGAAGGGGTCGACCACCTCGCCGATGTCCTCGACGCCGATCCGCCCCGTTCCGACCGCCGCTACGGCGTGCTCGTCGACCACCTCGTGCCGGGCTCGAAGGAGTCGCGACTGGCGGCCGCCGTCGTGGCGTCCCGCCACGGGCCCTTCCTGCGGATCGTGGGGCATCCCTTCGTCGACGTGTGGCAGTGCGTCACGCCTCGGGCGATGGGGATCACCGCGTGGCCCGAGGTGCCCCGGGACATCGAGTTCAAGGTCGGTGTCTGCCGGGCGCTCGGCTGGCCCGCGCGGGATCAGGTCGACATCGCCCGCGCCTGGCAGCGGATTCTCAGACGGGTGAGCTCGTACCGTGACCTCGAACCGGCGCTTCTCGGGCGTGTGGAGGAGCTCATCGATTTCGTGACCGAACCCGGCGCCGCATGA
- the trmB gene encoding tRNA (guanosine(46)-N7)-methyltransferase TrmB — protein MPEATDVRVFRERPVSFVRRSGRMSEAQERAWAELSAHYLLQIERGDAATSVRPGAVIDPVRVFGRTAPLVVEIGSGQGHAIVHAAASRPDSDFLAVEVFRAGLARTMLDADRAGARNLRLAEANAPEVLEHLLPAGSVDELWIFFPDPWHKKRHTKRRLIDADFAPLVRQALRPGGVARLATDWEDYARQMRVVFDEAQGFTRDFAGEWAERHPGRVLTAFERKGERAGRAIRDLAYRAAGGH, from the coding sequence ATGCCCGAAGCCACCGACGTCCGCGTCTTCCGTGAGCGGCCGGTGTCGTTCGTCCGGCGCAGCGGCCGGATGTCCGAGGCCCAGGAACGCGCCTGGGCGGAGCTTTCGGCGCACTACCTGCTGCAGATCGAGCGAGGGGATGCCGCCACGAGCGTACGGCCGGGTGCCGTGATCGATCCCGTGCGCGTGTTCGGCCGCACCGCACCCCTCGTGGTCGAGATCGGGTCGGGCCAGGGGCACGCGATCGTTCACGCCGCGGCATCCCGTCCCGACAGCGACTTCCTCGCCGTCGAGGTCTTCAGGGCGGGCCTTGCCCGCACGATGCTCGATGCCGACCGCGCGGGCGCGCGGAACCTCCGCCTGGCCGAGGCCAACGCGCCCGAGGTGCTGGAGCACCTGCTGCCGGCGGGCTCGGTGGACGAGCTGTGGATCTTCTTCCCCGACCCGTGGCACAAGAAGCGGCATACCAAACGTCGACTCATCGACGCGGATTTCGCCCCCTTGGTCCGGCAGGCGCTCCGCCCCGGCGGCGTCGCGCGACTGGCCACCGACTGGGAGGATTACGCGAGGCAGATGCGCGTCGTGTTCGATGAGGCGCAGGGATTCACGCGCGATTTCGCAGGGGAGTGGGCCGAGCGCCACCCCGGGCGGGTACTCACCGCGTTCGAGCGCAAGGGTGAGCGGGCGGGGCGCGCGATCCGCGACCTCGCCTACCGTGCCGCCGGCGGGCACTGA
- a CDS encoding CPBP family intramembrane glutamic endopeptidase, which produces MPALPEVATLHRPALSAKLAPAILVCLAAPAFFVLLMPWLGWILLAAGLVAAFLVERSDARRTMTTGTAAEGFEGRRPPGILRDLSLIAAGLLIVSAIPLKAELDNIAMLRFTVALGGAVLVPYLISRFVYRDYAIRFPWRGGGRWTSLQWGWLVGVLVLGWLILPFYFITSGVYQNWPVVDTPDLIARLFVGVGAVGIWDELFFICTCFALLRRHFPDVQANVLQSIIFVSFLWELGYRAWGPVLTIPFALLQGYIFMRTRSLAYVVTVHLLFDAVVFAVLVHAHNPGLLDGLFFVPSPAG; this is translated from the coding sequence ATGCCCGCGCTTCCCGAGGTCGCGACCCTCCACCGCCCGGCGCTGTCGGCGAAACTCGCCCCGGCCATCCTGGTCTGTCTCGCCGCGCCGGCGTTCTTCGTCCTCCTGATGCCCTGGCTCGGGTGGATCCTCCTGGCCGCGGGCCTGGTCGCAGCGTTCCTGGTCGAGCGATCCGACGCCCGCCGTACGATGACCACGGGCACGGCCGCCGAGGGGTTCGAGGGGCGTCGGCCCCCCGGCATCCTTCGCGACCTGTCTCTCATCGCCGCCGGTCTGCTCATCGTCAGTGCCATCCCGCTCAAGGCCGAACTCGACAACATCGCCATGCTGCGGTTCACCGTGGCCCTCGGCGGAGCGGTGCTGGTGCCCTACCTGATCTCGCGATTCGTGTATCGCGATTACGCCATCCGCTTCCCGTGGCGAGGCGGGGGCCGCTGGACCTCGCTGCAGTGGGGCTGGCTCGTGGGCGTGCTGGTGCTCGGCTGGCTGATCCTGCCGTTCTACTTCATCACCTCGGGGGTCTACCAGAACTGGCCGGTCGTGGACACCCCCGACCTCATCGCACGACTGTTCGTCGGCGTCGGCGCGGTGGGCATCTGGGACGAGCTGTTCTTCATCTGCACGTGCTTCGCGCTCCTTCGCCGCCACTTCCCCGACGTGCAGGCCAACGTGCTGCAGTCGATCATCTTCGTGTCGTTCCTGTGGGAACTGGGCTACCGCGCGTGGGGTCCGGTGCTCACCATCCCCTTCGCGCTTCTGCAGGGCTACATCTTCATGCGCACGCGGTCGCTCGCCTACGTCGTCACGGTGCATCTGCTCTTCGACGCGGTGGTGTTCGCCGTGCTCGTGCACGCGCACAATCCGGGCCTGCTCGACGGACTGTTCTTCGTACCCAGCCCCGCCGGCTGA
- a CDS encoding DUF7144 family membrane protein: protein MSTVRTTGMDTAETTGWAGWVVFAGVILLVSGVFSAVQGLVALIGPDAYYVMAGGSLWLMNVAGWGWWNLIVGTLLVLTAIALFAGQTWARVIAVVLAVLSAVGQLMLIPAQPWWSLIVIAIDVVIIYALTVHGRELRTDV, encoded by the coding sequence ATGAGCACTGTCAGAACCACGGGCATGGATACCGCCGAGACCACCGGATGGGCCGGATGGGTCGTCTTCGCCGGCGTGATCCTCCTCGTCAGCGGGGTCTTCAGCGCCGTCCAGGGTCTGGTTGCCCTCATCGGTCCGGACGCGTACTACGTGATGGCCGGCGGATCGCTGTGGCTGATGAATGTCGCCGGCTGGGGCTGGTGGAACCTCATCGTCGGGACTCTTCTCGTCCTCACGGCCATCGCGCTGTTCGCCGGGCAGACCTGGGCGCGTGTCATCGCCGTCGTCCTCGCGGTCCTCAGTGCCGTCGGCCAGCTCATGCTGATCCCGGCTCAACCCTGGTGGTCGCTGATCGTCATCGCGATCGATGTGGTCATCATCTACGCGCTGACGGTCCACGGCCGCGAGCTGCGCACCGACGTCTGA
- a CDS encoding DUF6325 family protein: protein MGTVNLLDLVFVRRSPEGEIETLEFSDTVDDGAPALDLAGLAGQEDIRYLADSLEPGTSAAILVVELLWAKAFAAALYDAGGAVIAREAIPAPVVNAFLSEYAD, encoded by the coding sequence TTGGGGACGGTGAACCTCCTCGATCTCGTCTTCGTCCGACGTTCGCCGGAGGGCGAGATCGAGACGCTCGAGTTCAGCGACACCGTCGACGACGGTGCGCCCGCCCTCGACCTGGCGGGTCTGGCCGGCCAGGAAGACATCCGGTACCTGGCGGACAGCCTGGAACCGGGCACCTCGGCGGCGATCCTCGTCGTCGAGCTGTTGTGGGCGAAGGCCTTCGCCGCCGCGCTCTACGACGCGGGCGGCGCGGTCATCGCACGGGAGGCGATCCCCGCTCCCGTCGTCAATGCATTCCTGTCCGAGTACGCGGACTGA
- a CDS encoding SHOCT domain-containing protein — protein sequence MAARTAVVAGTATAVSGRVQQRQQQKYAEQSQQQADQAAQQQAAMDQAAAQAVADAQAAQPSAGPPPAAGDDMMARLTHLAQLHAQGVLTDDEFAAAKAKLLG from the coding sequence ATGGCCGCCCGAACCGCGGTCGTGGCGGGTACCGCCACCGCTGTGTCGGGTCGCGTCCAGCAACGCCAGCAGCAGAAGTACGCCGAGCAGTCGCAGCAGCAGGCCGATCAGGCCGCGCAGCAGCAGGCGGCCATGGACCAGGCTGCCGCGCAGGCCGTAGCCGACGCTCAGGCAGCTCAGCCGTCGGCCGGCCCGCCGCCCGCGGCAGGCGATGACATGATGGCCAGGCTCACCCATCTCGCGCAGCTGCACGCACAGGGCGTCCTCACCGACGACGAGTTCGCGGCCGCCAAGGCGAAGCTCCTCGGCTGA
- a CDS encoding SGNH/GDSL hydrolase family protein — MTRALAPRLSWRTRLIAAVLALAVTVGAVAAVAGIRAWLTPPPAPPVAVAAPEDAVIQPAPLALPDDPRILVFGDSWTFGSAASDPSLGYAYLLADRFGAEVVVDGVRGSGYLKPGLDGGSFGERVAALDPSLDPDLVILQGSINDRRLYPAGYSEAVTAVWDAVAATYPEATVVILGPAPQVLPVEAATAQIDDDLAALAAGRGWWYISPIDEEWITETNYDAVIDTGIGRDHPSTEGHAYLADRVAQAVRTLGEGADVVADAPLNEDVVAP, encoded by the coding sequence GTGACCCGTGCCCTCGCCCCTCGGCTGTCGTGGCGTACCCGCCTGATCGCGGCCGTGCTGGCGCTCGCCGTCACGGTCGGCGCGGTGGCTGCCGTCGCCGGCATCCGCGCCTGGCTGACGCCGCCGCCGGCCCCACCCGTGGCCGTCGCCGCACCCGAGGATGCGGTCATCCAGCCCGCTCCCCTGGCACTCCCCGACGACCCCCGGATCCTGGTGTTCGGCGATTCGTGGACCTTCGGCTCCGCCGCCAGTGACCCATCCCTCGGATATGCGTACCTTCTGGCCGATCGCTTCGGCGCCGAGGTCGTGGTGGACGGTGTCCGCGGGAGCGGCTACCTCAAGCCCGGTCTGGACGGCGGTTCGTTCGGTGAACGTGTGGCAGCGCTGGACCCGTCGCTCGATCCCGACCTGGTGATCCTGCAGGGCTCGATCAACGACCGCCGCCTCTACCCCGCCGGGTATTCCGAGGCCGTGACGGCGGTCTGGGATGCGGTCGCGGCGACCTATCCCGAGGCCACCGTCGTGATCCTCGGCCCCGCACCGCAGGTGCTGCCGGTGGAGGCGGCGACCGCGCAGATCGACGATGACCTCGCCGCTCTCGCGGCCGGCCGCGGCTGGTGGTACATCTCCCCGATCGACGAGGAGTGGATCACCGAGACCAACTACGACGCGGTGATCGACACCGGGATCGGCCGCGACCACCCCTCCACCGAGGGCCATGCGTACCTCGCCGACCGCGTCGCCCAGGCCGTGCGCACTCTCGGCGAGGGAGCGGATGTCGTCGCCGACGCGCCGCTGAACGAGGACGTCGTGGCTCCCTGA
- a CDS encoding transglutaminase-like domain-containing protein, with protein MPRVVTAEMDLEMWSPVDLILQVAATRHTPLAEESLTLRQGDREYTPTEIVDQNGSRLHRITGEAGVLQVRYRAVVTGPAAATEPRDLETITYLRPSRYCQSDEVFAQARRQFRGLEGVELLVAVEDFVASSTTYAPGLSQGTDSAVTTLMTGQGVCRDYAHVVIALLRAMDVPARYTACYAPGLAPMDFHAVAEAYLDGAWYVIDATRLTDRRSLVRIATGRDAADCAFLSYHGGAVGLQHLRVDAEWMTGADGDPDLPGGADDHRALVRIG; from the coding sequence GTGCCGCGTGTCGTGACCGCTGAAATGGACCTGGAGATGTGGTCTCCCGTCGACCTCATCCTCCAGGTCGCGGCAACCCGCCATACCCCTCTCGCCGAGGAGTCGCTGACCCTGCGCCAGGGCGATCGCGAGTACACGCCCACCGAGATCGTCGACCAGAACGGCAGCCGCCTCCACCGGATCACCGGCGAAGCCGGGGTGCTGCAGGTTCGCTACCGCGCAGTAGTCACCGGCCCGGCCGCCGCGACCGAACCCCGCGACCTCGAGACCATCACCTATCTCCGCCCGAGCCGCTACTGCCAGTCGGACGAGGTCTTCGCCCAGGCGCGCCGCCAGTTCCGGGGGCTCGAGGGCGTCGAGCTGCTGGTCGCCGTCGAGGACTTCGTCGCCTCGAGCACGACCTATGCGCCCGGCCTCAGCCAGGGCACCGACAGCGCGGTCACGACGCTGATGACCGGGCAGGGCGTCTGCCGCGACTACGCGCACGTCGTCATCGCGCTGCTTCGGGCGATGGACGTGCCGGCGCGCTACACCGCCTGCTACGCCCCGGGGCTGGCGCCCATGGACTTCCACGCCGTCGCCGAGGCGTACCTCGACGGGGCCTGGTACGTCATCGATGCCACGCGCCTGACCGACCGGCGCTCGCTCGTGCGCATCGCCACCGGGCGGGACGCCGCCGATTGCGCGTTCCTCAGCTACCACGGTGGTGCGGTGGGGCTGCAGCACTTGCGGGTGGATGCCGAGTGGATGACGGGGGCCGATGGCGACCCGGATCTCCCCGGCGGCGCGGACGACCATCGCGCGCTCGTGCGGATCGGCTGA